A segment of the Aureliella helgolandensis genome:
CCGTTTCCCCATACACGCGGCCACCTTGAACTCCGCCTCCGGCCATCCAAATCGAGAATGCATAGGGATTGTGGTCGCGTCCATTCGACCCCTGCGCGAATGGCGTTCGGCCGAATTCTCCCGCCCACACAACCAATGTTTCGTCGAGTAGGCCGCGTTCCTGCAGATCCTGCAACAAGCCGGCAATGGGCTGATCGACCGCCAGTGCGTTGTCCGTATGCCCCTGCTTCAATTTGCTGTGTTGGTCCCATCGATCCCCGCTACTCGCCGGGCACGTCAATTCGATAAACCGCACGCCACGCTCCACTAGGCGACGTGCCAACAAGCACTCGCGTGCAAAGATATCGGTATTTTTGTTCGGATGATCCACCCCATACAACTCCCGAGTCGCCTGCGTTTCGGCATCTAAATCGCTCGCCTCAGGAACCGATTGCTGCATTTTGTAAGCCAACTGATAATTCTCGATGGCGCTCTCAATCGGATCGGGCTGGCCCGCTTGAAGACTGTACGCTTGATCCAATTGTTGCAGCAACTTACGTTTCGCAGCCAGGCGATTGGAGTCACCGGCTAGCGGGCGCAGATTGGCGACAGGATCACCCTGGGGTGCAAAGGTCGATCCTTGGTAGGTGGCCGGGAGAAATCCGCTGGCAAAGTTATCAAGACCACCCGGGGGAGTCAGCCCACCGTTGATCACCACAAAACCAGGCAAGTCCTCCGACTCCGTACCAAGTCCATACACGGTCCAGGCCCCCATGCTCGGTCGCCCAGCTATCCCCAATCCTGTATGGAGAAAATAGTTGGCGGCAGTGTGTTCCGAAAACTGGCTCGTCATCGACCGGACCACGCACAATTTATCTGCCTGCCGCGCAATGTGCGGGAAGAGATCGCTGACCCACAAGCCGCTCTCGCCATATTGATGAAAGGGCCAAGGAGACCCGAAGGTTGTCCCTGCATTGTCGAACTGGGTAGGCTCCTTTTTCACCGGAAAGGGCTGGCCGTTCAATCGCGTCAATTCAGGCTTGGGATCAAAGGTATCCATCTGGGATGGACCACCATCCATATACAGAAAGATCACATGCTTGGCCGAAGCGGGATGATGCAAGCGTTGGATCACACCAGAGGATGCGCCGGATGCCACTTGCCCACGATGTAACATTTGAGCAAGCGCGACAGTGCCAAATCCCATTCCCCAGCGACTGAGGAAACCGCGACGCGAGGTACAAGCATGTTGCGATTGACAAGGATAACGCCATGTTTCAACGGACATATAAGAACTCTTTACTGTTGAGCAACACGTGGGCAAGATCTACCCACCCCGTCTGATCGTCTGCCAATTCTACGAGCTGCAATGCCTGTCTCGATTCTTCAGAGTTCGCATCACGACCAAGCACCGCTCTCACCATCGCCTGCACGCGCATCTCCGGAGTCGCTGCCCCCTCGCTGCGCAGGGCCACGCGACGCGCAATCTCGGCACCAAACGGATCGTTCAACAAACCAAGCGCTTGAGCCGGGACGTTCGAATCATTTCGAGCCCCGACGGTCGTTGAAGGCAAAGGGAAGTCAAATGCAACTAAAAACGGATTGAGAAAATTTCGGCGCACTTCAATGTAAACCGTGCGGCGGTTGTCACCATCGAGCGGTCCCGATTGCGCTGGACGCCCGCGGCCTGTCATTTGATCGTTCAAATAAACCGGCACACTCGGACCGGCCAATTGCGCATCCAATGAATCTGCCGCCGAAAGCATTGCGTCACGCATGGCTTCTGCACTGAGTCGCCGAACGCGGCGATGACTCAAGAGAATGCCATCCGCGTCTCGGACTGCTTGCTCGGCAGTTGGAACACTTGTCAAACGGTAGGTGCGGCTCAAGACGATTTCCCGTACCAGCCACTTGACCGACCAGTCGTGCCGCACAAACTCTGTCGTCAAATGATCCAGCAAATGGGGATGCGAAGGCGCTCCCCCCAGCACACCAAAGTTATCGGGCGTGGCTACCAAGCCCTGGCCCATCAGATAGTGCCAGACACGATTGACCATGACGCGCGCTGTCAACGGATGCGACCGGTCGGTCAGTGAGGCAGCCAATTCGCGGCGGCCAGTCGATTCTTCGCCTATCTCAATCTCTGCGAGAGTCTCCGACAGACAACCTCGCGGCACGAGTTCGCCGGGAGTGTGAGGATTTCCGCGGATATCGAGTGCAGCATTGCGTGGTGTCCCCTCCGAGGTTGCCAATAGGATTGTCGGTTGAGGCGTTTTCTTGTCCAATTCCTGCAGCTCGACGGCCAGGCGTTTCAGGGGTTCCAAACCAACTCCCGGGAGCGGTACGTGCAACTCTTCCGCGAGACGCAGCGCCGAGCGCAGCACGTCGATTTGCTCGGCATCCTGCCTACTCAAGCTAGCGACCAACTGGCTGGCTGCCAATTGCAGTAAACGATCTATCGACCCTTCGGCCTGCTCGAGCAGTCGTACCGCCACGGAAGAGGCTTCCGTGGGTGGTCCCTGCTCCGCAAAGCGAACCTCCTCGATCTCAAACCAATCCTTTCCAAAATCTTCGATGGAGAGGAAGGCTGGATAGTCGATGTACTTGTTCAAGTCCCCCGCATGAATAACCCAGCCGTGATCGCGGGGTTGATCGATGGGCTTCCGCAGATCTCCGAACAGCAGTCCATGAAACTCCAACATAAAGTAGTTGTTTACCAGCACGGTCGACTGGGCTGATTTGCCTCGCATCTTGATGCAAATCGCCTTTCCCTGCACGTCAAATGTCGGCGAACGAAGCACCAACTGTTGCTTGCGGCCCAATCGATGGCTGCGAAAGATACCGCGACGACTCGGCAACACCACGCCATCCTCAAACCACTCGAATTCGGGTACCCAACCCTGTGGCGATGCCGCTGGCTCAACACCGTTGACGCTCCACCCCTGGGGCATCCCATTCGCAAAATCTGCAAACAGAACACTCGACTGCTCCCACTCATCAAACGCAGCAACTCCCTGTTCCAACTCGGTTTGCAAAGCGTCGCAACTCGCTTGCGTTGCATGCGGATCATCTTTTCCAGCACGATTCGCCGTCGCAGCCCGCAGTACTACCCATGGTGAATCGAGAGGCAGCAGCGAGACCTTGCGCTCCGGTGGGGCGTCCTGCAAATGCTCCACGACTTGCTCCAACCAACTACGCATCGCTTGATCCAGGGAACTGCCTGAAGCAACATCAACGTCTGCCTCTGCCTCGTGTGGCACTGGCGCGCACTCGCTCGCCTGCGGCTCGGGATCGATGGCGGCCAATTCCTCAACCACTTCTCGCACCTCCCCAGCCTCCCTTTCTCCTGCAGCAAGTGCCGGGACTTGGAAAGCTTGGGCCGCTGCCTCATCTGCTTTTTGCACTCTTCGCTGAATCATTGCGGAGTGCCGGGCAATCTTCTCTTTTGGGTCGGTGATCGCATAGGAGCGGCGTGAACTCTCAATCACACCCGCTAAACCGAAATAATCCGCCTGGCGGATCGCATCAAACTTATGGTCATGACACCGGGCGCAGGCGATCGTCATCCCCAAGAACGTTTTAGAAAAGACATCGATCTGATTGTCGGTGCGAGTCGCCCAATCATTCGAGACGTCGACCGGCGCATGCACCGAGTCCCCCAGCCACCACCAAGCAGTCATCGCTAAGGAATCGTTTTGCCCAGTGAGGGGATGCAAGCGTGGTGAGTCCGCTTGATCTCCTGACAAATGCTCGTATACAAAGTCGTCGTACGGCAGGTCCGTGTTGAACGCATCGATAACTGCATCACGATACCGCCATGCATGCTTGGCAGGGTAATCAAACTCATGCCCCAATGTTTCGGAGTAGCGGACGAGATCGAGCCAATGTCGCCCCCACCGTGCGCCGAACTGGGGAGATGCGAGCATCTCATCCACCAAGGCTCGATACTGATCCTCGGTCGGATTCATCGCGAAGTCATCGGCAAGGGTGGCGGAAGCGGGCAAGCCCAGAAGATCGACACTCAATCGCCGAAGCAAGGTTCGCGGTTCGGCGTCGGAGCCAGGCGAGACACCGCGCGCCCGCATTTGCTCCAAGACCAAACGGTCCAGCGGGCGTAGCGACCAGGCATCGGCAGCCGTTGCTGCAACATCCACCTCTTCCACCGGGGCCCACGCCCAGTGCGACTGAATGCGTTGTTGCAGCCAATTCCGCTGCCCCTCACCGGCGGGCTGGTCTGCCGACCAAGGTGCCCCCTTGGCGACCCATTGCTCAAGAATCTCGAGCTCTCTTGGGCTGAGCGACTTTTCCGGTGGCATTTCAAACGACTCACGACGGATCGCCTCGACCAGTAGGCTTGCATCGGGATCGCCCGGAACAATCCCTGCCCCACTATCGCCTCCCGCCAAGACGGCTTCCCGCGACTCCAAACTCAGCCCACCTTTGCGCCGAGTCGGATCCTCACTGTGGCAACTGCCGCACTGCGCTGCGAGCAGCGGGCGCACCTCTCGCTCAAACCATTCAATGTCTTCAGCCGAAAACGAGGGCTCAGTGGCTGGGGCGGGAATTGCATGAAATGCCAGGAGCGCAAGGTTCAGCCAAGCCAAACAAGCACTTCTGAGTATTCGACGAGCGCAAACCATGGGGATTACTACGATTAGGGAGTCCGATCAACTAGCGAGGCGAGACTCCCATTGTAGTCATTTTCACCGTGTTGTTCGCCCTTTCCGGTCTACCCGGCTCGGTATATTCCCCACCCTGTGATCAATCTTGCCTAGCCAGCCATGTAAACGAGATACAGGGCACCTAGTACCAATAGGGCAATTAGGGCTGCATCGGGCTCAATCAACCAATACCGCTTGCGCGGACGGTACAGCAGCGTTAGCAACCCCACCGCGGTGACGACGATGGCAGCAGCAGCCGTGATGGCGTGCGTCCCCGAAACGACCTGCAGGAGCGAATCGGTGGTACTCGCATCGAGCGATGCTAGAATCAACATATTGAAGGCGTTGCTTCCAAAAATGTTGGCGATCGCCATGTCCGCTGCTCCCAAACGCACTGCAGCAATCGACGATACCGCCTCGGGCAACGAAGTCACGACAGCCAGCAGCAGCGTCCCTACAAAAGTGCGGCCCAGACCAGTAACTTCCGCCAGGGTATCGGCCGTCGTGGCCATGCGGGGTGCGACAAAAAAGATGACTGCAGCAGCCACCGCGAACCCCCCGATACTAACCATAGCTCCCCGAACGTTCTTCTTGGACTCCCCCGGTTCCGCGGTCGATTCTTCGGCCAAGAGTTTGGCCGACTCACGTTCATCCAAAAACAACAGCCTCGCACACAGACAGTAGGCTCCTATTACCGCCCAACTAGCAGGCCCAACGTTGAGCAACGTCCAAGGGGAATCGACGAGCATGCCAATCAAGATGATTCCCGCCAATAGCACTCCCACCGTAGCGCTCAATCCATGGGCCGCCGCAGCCCGGGTTAAGATGCTGCCCGGGCGTCGCGAAACCAAGTCAATCAGCGCTAAGATCATCAGGTTAGCCAGCGAGCTCCCCAGAATGCCTCCAGCCGTCAAGTCGGCGGCCCCGAGCTTCACCGCGCTATACCCCACCGATAACTCTGGCAAACTAGTGGCACCGGCTAACAGGACCAATCCCGTAATCGACCCACCCAATCCAGTCCGCTCAGAGATTTCGTCACCGAACTTTGCCAAAAACATGGCAGCCACGACAATCACAACTGAAAGTGCAACAAAAGTAAGGGACAAAAGGAACATGGCGTCCTGTTCGAAAAAATACAAGGGAAAGCGACCATACGGCACGAGGGACTGCTACGTCCGTAGCAGAGTACCATTCCGCCTGATCCAAGGCGAGGGCCCCCTGTCAGGCGCTCCGCCAGGTGACGCAGCGCTTTCGCTCCACTCGTCTCGCCTGATCGCCCAACGCGCCTGCCGCCAGACTTCCAATTGCGTTCAGTAAGGCCAATTTTCTCCCGAGCCGCCTTTCGTTTCACTGTTTCCTAGCGCATCTTCCTAGCGCATCCTGCCTGCTACCATGCATCGATGATATCGTCCGCCAGGAGGGCTACGTCGTCCGAGTCGGGGGTGGTACTCGCCTACAGACGAAGCCTAAGATGCTGCCTCATCGAATCGCTGCACGGTTTTCCTTACACTGCAGCTAGTCTCCACGCACTGTTGCTTGCCGCGTCTGCCGAATTCGGTCGTGCCTATTGAATACGAAAGCACTCCATGTCCATGCCTCACCAATTGCCGCTACCAACTCGGCGACTGTGCTGCCTCCTGTTCATTCACTTCGTTGTCCCCTGCCTGTGCTTGGCAGAGGAACCGCGGGCGGTGCGTATCGGCTCCAAGAGTTTTACCGAATCGGTCGTACTCGGTGAATTGCTAAGCACCCTAGGCAGACATGCGGGCGCCACCATCGATCACCGTAGCGAACTGGGGGGGACGCAAGTTCTCTGGCAAGCCCTTCAGCAAGGAGACATTGATGCCTATGTGGAATACAGCGGTACTCTCACCGAAGAGATCTTGGCCGATCCGAAGCTCGCAAGACTCGAACGCATCGCTGAGCAACTCGCCTCCCAAGGCATTGCGATGTCCAAGCCACTGGGATTCAATAACACCTATGCGATCGGCATGAAACAAACGCAGGCAGAGAAGCGGAACATCACCAAGATTTCAGATCTCCGTGAGCACCCGGAGCTGCAAATCGGTTTTTCCGATGAATTCGTCGATCGCAAAGACGGCTGGAGGGGGTTGAAGGCTAAATACAAACTACCTCACACCAAAACCCGAGGGCTCGACCACGCGTTGGCCTATCGCGGTGTCTGGGGTGGCTCGATCGATGTCATTGACCTCTATGCGACCGACCCCGAAATCATCAGCTACGAACTTCGCGTGCTGGAAGACGACCTCGCTTACTTCCCACTCTACGAAGCGGTCATCCTCTACCGCCCCGAGCTGGAGGTCTCCCATCCCGCAGTCGTCGAACAGTTCCTCCGGCTCGAGGGAACAATGGACAACGCGACCATGACCTCTCTCAACAAGTCGGCTCGGATTGACCACATTCCCGAAGATGTGGTTGCAGCCCAATTTGCACACGACCACATCGATGCCTCCATCCCAGTTCCTGATCCCAATGCCGATTGGCTACAGCGCCGTTTCTCTCGCTTCCTCACCCGTTCCCTGGAACACTTGGTGCTGGTGGGGGTATCTCTCACGATGGCTATCGCATGTGCAATTCCGCTGGGCATCTTCGCCTATCGACAGCCACGATTGGGAGAATGGATACTCGGTACCGTTGGCATTATCCAGACGATTCCCTCAATGGCCTTGCTCGTATTTATGATTCCGCTGCTAGGGCTCGGCGCGAAACCCGCGATCGTTGCCCTGTTTCTATACAGTCTTCTACCTATCGTGCGCGGTACGCACTCGGGTCTGGCGAACCTGCCGGCCAGCATCCACGAATCGGCTCTCGCATTGGGATTGCCCAGCTCCGCTAGACTTCGACTCATCGAACTCCCACTTGCCGTGCCATCCATTCTGTCGGGCATTAAGACCTCGGCGGTGATCAATATCGGAACCGCCACGATCGGAGCCTTCATTGGTGCGGGGGGCTACGGTCAACCGATCATTACCGGAATTCGCCTAGCCGACCTCGGGTTGATCCTCCAGGGAGCTGTCCCTGCCGCCATCCTGGCACTCCTCGTTCAAGCCGCCTTCAGCTGGGCGGAACGCCACCTAGTAACCACTCCAACCTAGACGCCCCCGCTCTTGTGCGTGCGACCGATCGTTGAGTTTTTTATGCTATCCTAGATGCAGGAGACTCAAGGTGCAGCACATCGCCGGAGCTGCTGAGCACACCTCGGTATTGCATTGCTGTTTGCCATGACTGCGGCTGGCCGCAATTTGCTGGCCTCTCGCTCAAGTGCTCCAAAATGTAAAGTAAGACGCAACCATCGTTTGGGAATGATGCACATGTGGGCTCCGATCAATCGACGATTCTTTCTAGGTTCGATGCTAGCAGGAGCGGGAACGATGAGCGAATGGGGGCCATGCGCCGCTGCTGAATTGGACTTACCACCAGGGGTGATCGTCGGCCACGTCGAACCCTCGGAGGATATTTTCGCTTACATTGAACGGGTCGCAGGTCGCTTCGATCCAGCGCTCTACCTGCGGCTATTGGGAGCTGCCAACGAATTCAAAGAGGGAGATGCCATTGTCGGAGTCAGCGCCGCCGACGAAACGGCTCGACTGGCTGCTCGCCAACTACTGGCCAACACACCTCTGTCGGCAATTGATCTGCATGCTCCACACCGCGACGAGCTTTGCGAATTCGTGCGCAGCGGCCTCGACCCGGCGGCGCTCGGCCCGCTGGCCCAGGCCACCCTGGGAGAACTAAAAGCGTTTTTGCTGGCCGCCGCGGAAGCTGAAATCCATCAGATATCCCCAGGCCTCTCCAGCGATGTGATCGGGTGCTTGGTCAAATTGATGTCCAATGCCGAACTGACCCAATTGGGCGCCAACATCTTTAATGCGTTGCCAGGCAGCCAGATCGGAGCCAGAGGTTATCTCGGAGCCCGCGTTCAACCCAATTCCCCCACCGACAATGTTGATGATATTCGATGGCAAGTCTTCGATGCGTTTGCATATGCCGTCGGA
Coding sequences within it:
- a CDS encoding PSD1 and planctomycete cytochrome C domain-containing protein, with protein sequence MVCARRILRSACLAWLNLALLAFHAIPAPATEPSFSAEDIEWFEREVRPLLAAQCGSCHSEDPTRRKGGLSLESREAVLAGGDSGAGIVPGDPDASLLVEAIRRESFEMPPEKSLSPRELEILEQWVAKGAPWSADQPAGEGQRNWLQQRIQSHWAWAPVEEVDVAATAADAWSLRPLDRLVLEQMRARGVSPGSDAEPRTLLRRLSVDLLGLPASATLADDFAMNPTEDQYRALVDEMLASPQFGARWGRHWLDLVRYSETLGHEFDYPAKHAWRYRDAVIDAFNTDLPYDDFVYEHLSGDQADSPRLHPLTGQNDSLAMTAWWWLGDSVHAPVDVSNDWATRTDNQIDVFSKTFLGMTIACARCHDHKFDAIRQADYFGLAGVIESSRRSYAITDPKEKIARHSAMIQRRVQKADEAAAQAFQVPALAAGEREAGEVREVVEELAAIDPEPQASECAPVPHEAEADVDVASGSSLDQAMRSWLEQVVEHLQDAPPERKVSLLPLDSPWVVLRAATANRAGKDDPHATQASCDALQTELEQGVAAFDEWEQSSVLFADFANGMPQGWSVNGVEPAASPQGWVPEFEWFEDGVVLPSRRGIFRSHRLGRKQQLVLRSPTFDVQGKAICIKMRGKSAQSTVLVNNYFMLEFHGLLFGDLRKPIDQPRDHGWVIHAGDLNKYIDYPAFLSIEDFGKDWFEIEEVRFAEQGPPTEASSVAVRLLEQAEGSIDRLLQLAASQLVASLSRQDAEQIDVLRSALRLAEELHVPLPGVGLEPLKRLAVELQELDKKTPQPTILLATSEGTPRNAALDIRGNPHTPGELVPRGCLSETLAEIEIGEESTGRRELAASLTDRSHPLTARVMVNRVWHYLMGQGLVATPDNFGVLGGAPSHPHLLDHLTTEFVRHDWSVKWLVREIVLSRTYRLTSVPTAEQAVRDADGILLSHRRVRRLSAEAMRDAMLSAADSLDAQLAGPSVPVYLNDQMTGRGRPAQSGPLDGDNRRTVYIEVRRNFLNPFLVAFDFPLPSTTVGARNDSNVPAQALGLLNDPFGAEIARRVALRSEGAATPEMRVQAMVRAVLGRDANSEESRQALQLVELADDQTGWVDLAHVLLNSKEFLYVR
- a CDS encoding DUF1501 domain-containing protein, with translation MSVETWRYPCQSQHACTSRRGFLSRWGMGFGTVALAQMLHRGQVASGASSGVIQRLHHPASAKHVIFLYMDGGPSQMDTFDPKPELTRLNGQPFPVKKEPTQFDNAGTTFGSPWPFHQYGESGLWVSDLFPHIARQADKLCVVRSMTSQFSEHTAANYFLHTGLGIAGRPSMGAWTVYGLGTESEDLPGFVVINGGLTPPGGLDNFASGFLPATYQGSTFAPQGDPVANLRPLAGDSNRLAAKRKLLQQLDQAYSLQAGQPDPIESAIENYQLAYKMQQSVPEASDLDAETQATRELYGVDHPNKNTDIFARECLLARRLVERGVRFIELTCPASSGDRWDQHSKLKQGHTDNALAVDQPIAGLLQDLQERGLLDETLVVWAGEFGRTPFAQGSNGRDHNPYAFSIWMAGGGVQGGRVYGETDEFGYKVIDRPVEIHDLHATILHTLGIDHERLTFRFGGRDHRLTDVHGHVLHDILA
- a CDS encoding ABC transporter permease/substrate-binding protein, producing the protein MSMPHQLPLPTRRLCCLLFIHFVVPCLCLAEEPRAVRIGSKSFTESVVLGELLSTLGRHAGATIDHRSELGGTQVLWQALQQGDIDAYVEYSGTLTEEILADPKLARLERIAEQLASQGIAMSKPLGFNNTYAIGMKQTQAEKRNITKISDLREHPELQIGFSDEFVDRKDGWRGLKAKYKLPHTKTRGLDHALAYRGVWGGSIDVIDLYATDPEIISYELRVLEDDLAYFPLYEAVILYRPELEVSHPAVVEQFLRLEGTMDNATMTSLNKSARIDHIPEDVVAAQFAHDHIDASIPVPDPNADWLQRRFSRFLTRSLEHLVLVGVSLTMAIACAIPLGIFAYRQPRLGEWILGTVGIIQTIPSMALLVFMIPLLGLGAKPAIVALFLYSLLPIVRGTHSGLANLPASIHESALALGLPSSARLRLIELPLAVPSILSGIKTSAVINIGTATIGAFIGAGGYGQPIITGIRLADLGLILQGAVPAAILALLVQAAFSWAERHLVTTPT
- a CDS encoding sodium:calcium antiporter, producing MFLLSLTFVALSVVIVVAAMFLAKFGDEISERTGLGGSITGLVLLAGATSLPELSVGYSAVKLGAADLTAGGILGSSLANLMILALIDLVSRRPGSILTRAAAAHGLSATVGVLLAGIILIGMLVDSPWTLLNVGPASWAVIGAYCLCARLLFLDERESAKLLAEESTAEPGESKKNVRGAMVSIGGFAVAAAVIFFVAPRMATTADTLAEVTGLGRTFVGTLLLAVVTSLPEAVSSIAAVRLGAADMAIANIFGSNAFNMLILASLDASTTDSLLQVVSGTHAITAAAAIVVTAVGLLTLLYRPRKRYWLIEPDAALIALLVLGALYLVYMAG